The genome window GGACATCTCAGCAATGTATCGTGAGGTCCGAATTGGTACCCCTGTGATTGTGCGGCTGTAGCTGTGTAGCTGCAATCGCAAGCTTGGGATTAGAGATCTGTATTCGCATGCTTATTTGCATACTTAGAGGTTATGCATAGGGGTCGTTCACATTCGATCAGACCCGCCGCCAACTTGTATCTATAGAGGTAGCGGGGGGTCAACAAAGTACATATACTAGTGGACGGCTGCCGATTGTTACATCGGTTCAACTAAGTTGGGTGAAGTCTCAAACTTCAGGGCTACTGAGTGGTTTCTTGTCTGGCAAGCCCCCTATGTTTAACCCAGACTCGATCAGGTCTGTCTTCCTTGCCCAGAGCCAGCAACCTCTGATGGGGCGTGCAGTGTTTCTTGGTGCCGAGCTAGCAGCTCGTTGGGTTGCGGCTGTGCGAATTCCCGGTGGCCTGACTCCACCGTAGACTTTAACTTTATTGCTGCAAGGCCTCTGCATTTCAGCGCCCATTGCTCCCTATAAGAAGAGTGGACTTGGCAGGCTGAATTTGAAAGGGGTCTGAGCTGAGCGTTGGGCCGGTAACCAGGAAGGTTTAACCCCGACGCTAGGGCCTAGCAGAGCTTTTGTATTTGCCAACTTACAGGCCTAGGCAGGTTTTCGATACAGACATCGAAAATCACACCTTGGTCATCCAACCACAGCTATCTAGAGTTAGCGCCAGTAGGCGAACACTTGACATATGGGTATTAAGAGGTCAGATCGCTATCGTCACTATCTTCGCTGTGAGCCTGTTTCACACTGGGCTTATCTCAAGGAAGCCCTCCTCCTGGGACTACTGAGCCGCTTTCCTGGCTTGCCTGGTATCGTCCTGCGCAACTGGTTCTACCGACCCATCTTTGCGCGTATCGGCTCCTTCGCCTTTATTCACGCCAATGTCGAGTTTCGCTGTGCGACTTCCATTCAAATTGGCAATCGTGCCGTGCTCGAACAGAATGTGTTTGTCAACGGCTGGGGACCGAGTAGCCACATCTACATTGGGGACAGCGTCACTCTAGATCAGGGTGTCAATATCAGGGCCCACAAAAATGGTCATATTCAAGTAGGCCGAGGCTCTTATATCGGTCCCTACACTTGCCTATCCGGTCCCAATA of Leptolyngbya sp. FACHB-261 contains these proteins:
- a CDS encoding DapH/DapD/GlmU-related protein — protein: MGIKRSDRYRHYLRCEPVSHWAYLKEALLLGLLSRFPGLPGIVLRNWFYRPIFARIGSFAFIHANVEFRCATSIQIGNRAVLEQNVFVNGWGPSSHIYIGDSVTLDQGVNIRAHKNGHIQVGRGSYIGPYTCLSGPNIDIGKDCLIASHSGIYANNHSFDDPTLPIKKQDSTYKGIVIEDDCWLGTGVKVLDGVTIGRGSVIGAGAVVTRDIPPGSVAVGVPAKVVSRRSASQMAKRTTEPGVVA